The following are encoded in a window of Manduca sexta isolate Smith_Timp_Sample1 chromosome 16, JHU_Msex_v1.0, whole genome shotgun sequence genomic DNA:
- the LOC115447761 gene encoding ATP-dependent RNA helicase vasa, with the protein MDDDWDDSPDVVVAPPPPPAINNKYDEVDEGHSLSRGRGFPSFNDDDMDKGSNGFGDRRGRGGRGGGRGGRGGRGGRGGSREPRGDHETNGDYHDDRDRGDRDRGERGRGRGRGGRGGGRGGGAGGGGGGGDADNEMGEEGEKKAPVTYVPPEPTENETEIFSSSISSGINFDKFDHIAVKVSGENPPMPIESFETANLRKYVLENILKSGYKKPTPIQKYAIPIIMAGRDLMGCAQTGSGKTAAFLLPIINMLLQDVRELIVGPSGCAQPQVIIVSPTRELTLQIFNEARKFSYGSILKIAVAYGGTAVRHQGDNISRGCHILVATPGRLHDFVDRNRVSFDSIRFVVLDEADRMLDMGFMPSVEKMMEHPTMVPSGERQTLMFSATFPEDIQHLAGRFLNNYLFVAVGIVGGASTDVEQIFHEVTKYEKRNALKQLIEENDGKRILVFVETKRNADFIAAMLSEQQMLTSSIHGDRMQREREEALHNFKSGKHFILVATAVAARGLDIKNVDIVVNYDLPKSIDEYVHRIGRTGRVGNRGKAVSFFDTDQDVALVADLAKILRQADQSVPDFLHGGGTATYKGNKYGGSDIRNFNTATTTTVEQGQEPEEEW; encoded by the exons ATGGATGACGATTGGGATGACTCTCCTGATGTT gtGGTAGctccaccaccaccaccagccATAAACAACAAATATGATGAAGTTGATGAGGGCCACAGTTTATCCAGAGGAAGGGGATTCCCTTCATTCAATGATGATG ATATGGACAAAGGAAGCAACGGTTTCGGCGATAGAAGAGGGCGCGGCGGCCGAGGCGGAGGCCGGGGAGGCCGCGGCGGCCGTGGCGGGCGCGGAGGATCGCGGGAGCCGCGCGGTGATCACGAAACTAATg GTGATTACCACGACGACAGAGATCGTGGCGATCGCGACCGTGGCGAGCGCGGTCGGGGTAGAGGACGGGGTGGTCGTGGCGGTGGTAGGGGTGGCGGCGCCGGTGGAGGAGGGGGAGGAGGCGATGCAGATAACGAAATGGGCGAGGAGGGAGAGAAGAAGGCCCCCGTCACGTACGTGCCGCCAGAGCCCACGGAAAACGAAACGGAGATATTCAGCAGCTCCATCAGCTCGGGAATAAACTTTGACAAATTCGACCATATTGCTGTTAAA GTCAGTGGAGAAAATCCCCCTATGCCCATAGAGAGTTTCGAAACCGCCAACCTGAGAAAATATGTGCTAGAAAACATACTAAAGTCTGGCTACAAGAAACCTACGCCCATACAGAAATATGCCATTCCAATTATCATGGCTGGACGCGACTTGATGGGGTGCGCACAAACTGGTTCTGGAAAAACG GCGGCCTTTTTACTTCCAATAATAAACATGCTCCTACAAGATGTTAGAGAACTAATCGTCGGACCTAGTGGTTGTGCGCAACCGCAG GTGATAATAGTTTCGCCTACTCGTGAGCTAACGTTACAAATATTCAATGAAGCAAGAAAATTCTCATACGGATCTATTTTGAAAATCGCTGTCGCGTACGGTGGCACGGCGGTTCGCCACCAAGGAGACAATATTTCT AGAGGCTGTCACATCCTGGTGGCGACTCCGGGCCGTCTGCACGACTTTGTGGACCGTAACCGCGTCTCGTTTGACAGCATTCGTTTCGTGGTCCTAGATGAGGCTGACCGTATGCTCGACATGGGGTTTATGCCCAGTGTTGAGAAAATGATGGAACACCCCACCATGGTACCGAGC GGCGAGCGTCAAACGCTCATGTTCTCTGCAACATTCCCCGAGGATATACAACACTTGGCCGGGAGATTTTTGAACAACTATCTGTTTGTCGCGGTTGGTATCGTCGGCGGCGCCAGCACAGACGTCGAACAAATATTCCACGAGGTTACCAAGTATGAGAAACGGAACGCACTCAAACAACTAATTGAAGAAAATG ATGGAAAACGCATACTGGTATTTGTGGAGACAAAGCGAAATGCTGACTTTATAGCTGCCATGTTATCTGAACAACAAATGCTTACATCTTCTATACACGGAGACAGGATGCAGCGAGAAAGGGAAGAGGCACTGCACAATTTCAAGAGCGGCAAGCACTTTATATTGGTCGCAACCGCTGTTGCGGCTAGGGGATTAg ATATTAAGAATGTCGACATTGTTGTCAACTATGACCTTCCAAAAAGTATTGATGAATATGTACACAGAATCGGCAGGACCGGTCGTGTCGGAAACAGAGGAAAGGCAGTTTCCTTCTTTGATACTGACCAA GATGTGGCCCTTGTAGCTGATTTGGCGAAGATCCTAAGGCAAGCTGACCAATCAGTGCCAGATTTCTTACACGGAGGTGGCACTGCCACATATAAGGGCAACAAATATGGTGGCAGTGATATAAGa aACTTTAACACGGCGACTACGACGACAGTGGAACAAGGCCAGGAGCCCGAGGAGGAGTGGTAA